The nucleotide window CGGAGGTATATTTTAACCATGTGGTCCTGAAGCCGGCCGCATAAGGAAAAAAGTTCAATTAAGAAACCGGTTTTTCCTGTCGGAAAAACCCGACCACTTTAGTGATTGCTTGGGATTTAAGTATTATTGCGTGAAACAGTTGTTAAAGGGAAAATGTGATGTTCATTCATTCATTACTTGAAAAGGTAAAAGGTAATGGAATTAGGATTGATAGACGGATTCCTTCGAGTTATCTTCTGGGAACGATGTTATCCAGAATGGTAGGTTTGATTTATGGCATGATTCGTTTGGGAACGCTGAAAAGAGTATATGTCTCTCCGAGTGCTTCTATTCGCTGTGCTTCAAAGATGATGTTTAAAAAGAATTTGTCTATAGCGGATAACTGCCGGATTGATGCCCTGTCTGAAAATGGTTTGGTATTAGGCGAAAATGTGTCTATAGGTTATCAAACACAGATTGAATTGACGGGCTCTTTGAGCCTTTTGGGAAAGGGCATGGTCGTTGGTGATAATGTTGGTTTTGGAACGCATGGTCGCTATGGTTCTGGTGCGGGTTTCGTTAAAATTGGAAGTAATACTATTTTTGGAAATTATGTAAGTATACACCCTGAAAACCACATTTTTAAGGATGCGTCAAAACCCATAAGAGAACAGGGCGTTGTTTCAAAGGGTGGTGTTGAAATAGGAGATAATTGTTGGATTGGGGCGAAAGTCACCATTTTAGATGGAACAAAGATTGGAAATAATTGCATCGTGGCTGCGGGCGCCGTTGTTCGTGGTGAATACCCGGATGGTGTTTTAATTGGGGGCGTTCCCTCAAAAATCATAAGAAAGATATATTAATGCGTGTTCTCCATTACATTTTAGGTTTTCCTCCAATGCGGAGCGGTGGACTGACAAAGTATGCAATCGATTTGATGCATGCCCAAAAGTTGTTGGGACACGATGTTTTTGCAATCTATCCTGGAAATCCTTCTTTGTTTTCGTGGAAAATTTCAATATATAATGAAGGCTTGTGTTGCGGTATCCCCAGTTATAAAATACGAAATGCGCTCTTGCTGCCGCTTCCCCCTCCGCGACTCATGGGGAAGCTTACAAAAGCATCTGCTCTATGCGTCTTCCAGTTCTGTTTATGGCCTGAACAGCAAGGTGCCCTACAGCGAAGACGACAAGGTTGACAACCCGGTTGGTTTGTATGCGGATAGCAAGAAGAGCAAAAGTTCAGCCCGACAAGCCCGATGCTCTTTGCCCGCGCTATCTCGAAGGGCGAGCCCATCAAGGTGTTCAACAATGGCGACATGATTTGCGACTTTACCTACATCGACGGCATCGCCGAGTTCATGAAGTGGTACAAGATCGACAAGAACCCGCTGAGGTAGGGCAAATTTCAGCTAAGAAAAGCGCAAAAGAGGGGGCTAACGCCCCTCTTGCGCTTTTTCTCGTTGTATTTCAAAAAATAATCTCATTTTGTCACAAAGTGTCAAAATGAATTATGTATTTTTAGGGTGTAAAATAGGAAATAGTTTTTATGCAATTCTACATCAAACAAATCCAAGTAAACCAAATACTTCATTTAAATGAATTTACGATTAGTTTGGGCGATTCGCCAAAGCATTTGCTGATAACCGGGCAGAATGGTTCTGGCAAGACGCAACTGATTAAAGCTATTGCGGAACACCTGCAATTGGTTTGTAACGACAAATCTGCAAATCGATTGAACATAGAGAATACTATCTTGTCTTGGAAAAGTGCTATTAACGACACTACGCCCGAACACCAAAAAAGACAATATCAACAGGCAATTAAAAATTTAGAGGATGAAAAAAAACTTTACTTCGGTAAGGTTGTAATAGAATTTAATGACCCGATAGCTATGACGGATGCCTATGGCAATAACGATTTTATTCTTGCTTATTATGAAACATTCCGTAATCCCAAATTCGAAGAAGTTCATTCCATTGAAAAGCCTGATTTAACCAGACCAAATGATTTATCCCACAATAAGGTGGGACAATTCCTGAAATTTCTTGCCGATAATAAGGTGCAGGCCGCTCTTGCTCGTAATGAAGGAAACTACCAGGACGCAGAAAATATAAACAACTGGTTCAATAGTTTCCAGGATGTGCTTCGCAATCTATTTGGCGATTCAAAACTTGAACTCGATTTTGATTATACAGATTATTCGTTCTATATAAATTCGTTTGGGAAAAAATTCAAGTTTACACAACTTTCCGCTGGGTATGCTGCGGCTTTGGATATAGTTGCCGATATGATTCTTAGAATGCAAAAACCGGGTTCTTTGGTCAGGGCGTATGATAAAC belongs to Hallerella porci and includes:
- a CDS encoding acyltransferase: MFIHSLLEKVKGNGIRIDRRIPSSYLLGTMLSRMVGLIYGMIRLGTLKRVYVSPSASIRCASKMMFKKNLSIADNCRIDALSENGLVLGENVSIGYQTQIELTGSLSLLGKGMVVGDNVGFGTHGRYGSGAGFVKIGSNTIFGNYVSIHPENHIFKDASKPIREQGVVSKGGVEIGDNCWIGAKVTILDGTKIGNNCIVAAGAVVRGEYPDGVLIGGVPSKIIRKIY
- a CDS encoding AAA family ATPase, with the protein product MQFYIKQIQVNQILHLNEFTISLGDSPKHLLITGQNGSGKTQLIKAIAEHLQLVCNDKSANRLNIENTILSWKSAINDTTPEHQKRQYQQAIKNLEDEKKLYFGKVVIEFNDPIAMTDAYGNNDFILAYYETFRNPKFEEVHSIEKPDLTRPNDLSHNKVGQFLKFLADNKVQAALARNEGNYQDAENINNWFNSFQDVLRNLFGDSKLELDFDYTDYSFYINSFGKKFKFTQLSAGYAAALDIVADMILRMQKPGSLVRAYDKPGIVLIDEPETHLHLALQRQIMPILAKLFPNVQFIVATHSPFILSSLPNAIAYDLEHSEELTDLTEYSYGALAES